A region from the Pelodiscus sinensis isolate JC-2024 chromosome 11, ASM4963464v1, whole genome shotgun sequence genome encodes:
- the LOC102459953 gene encoding phospholipase A and acyltransferase 3-like isoform X4 — translation MCNGKAELEPGDLIEIFRFGYQHWAIYVGDGYVVHLAPPSEVPGAAFASLMATLTNKALVKKEHLQDVVGRHRYRLNNKHDRKFPPLPVGKIVRAAEQLVGQEMSYKVTSENCEHFVTELRYGVPRSDQVRDVLVGVSVAGLGLAALGLLGVAVQRRKRQNQ, via the exons ATGTGCAATGGAAAG gcagagctggaacCAGGGGACTTGATTGAGATCTTCCGCTTCGGATACCAGCACTGGGCCATCTACGTGGGAGACGGCTATGTTGTTCACCTGGCCCCCCCTA GTGAGGTGCCTGGAGCAGCCTTTGCCAGCCTGATGGCCACCCTGACCAACAAGGCCCTGGTGAAGAAGGAGCATCTCCAGGATGTGGTGGGGAGGCACCGCTACCGGCTCAACAACAAGCACGACAGGAAGTTCCCCCCACTGCCAGTGGGGAAGATTGTGCGGGCCGCTGAGCAGCTGGTGGGCCAGGAGATGTCCTACAAAGTCACCAGCGAGAACTGCGAGCACTTCGTCACGGAGCTGAGATACGGCGTGCCCAGGAGCGACCAG GTGCGGGATGTCTTGGTGGGGGTGAGCGTTGCTGGGCtcgggctggctgccctgggcctccTTGGGGTTGCAGTCCAAAGAAGAAAACGCCAGAACCAGTAA
- the LOC102459717 gene encoding phospholipase A and acyltransferase 3-like, with amino-acid sequence MEEPKPGDLIEVYRIGYQHWALYVGNGYVIHLAPPSEFAGAGSSSIMSVMTDRAMVKKERLRDVVGRDRYKVNNKYDGRCSPLPVSKILSEAESLVGQEMAYSVTSQNCEHFVTNLRYGQPMCDQVRETMTTVGIAGVSLLALGLIGAFVTRPRHQKQ; translated from the exons ATG GAGGAACCAAAGCCTGGGGACCTGATAGAGGTTTATCGCATTGGATACCAGCACTGGGCCCTCTATGTAGGAAATGGTTACGTCATCCACCTGGCCCCACCCA GTGAGTTTGCAGGAGCTGGTTCTTCCAGTATCATGTCTGTGATGACTGACCGAGCCATGGTGAAGAAGGAGCGTCTCCGAGACGTTGTTGGGCGAGACAGGTATAAAGTCAACAACAAGTATGATGGGAGATGCTCGCCACTGCCTGTCAGCAAGATCCTCAGCGAGGCCGAATCTCTGGTGGGCCAGGAGATGGCGTACAGTGTCACCAGCCAGAACTGCGAGCACTTCGTCACCAATCTGCGCTATGGCCAGCCTATGTGCGACCAG GTCAGGGAAACCATGACGACGGTGGGGATCGCCGGGGTGAGCCTGTTGGCTCTGGGACTCATCGGAGCCTTTGTTACCAGGCCCAGGCACCAGAAGCAATAG
- the LOC102459481 gene encoding phospholipase A and acyltransferase 3-like isoform X1 — protein MTERYRVPVEPKPGDLIEISRFGYQHWAIYVGNGYVIHLAPACEIAEAGFSSLMSVVADKARVRKEPLWAVVKSDDYRINNKLDRKLPRRRIDQIVREAESLVGKTMSYSVTSENCEHFVTKLRYGEARSDQVRDAMIAGVVGIAGFGALLALATGISKLLSDKHEDE, from the exons ATGACGGAGAGATATCGTGTCCCT GTGGAACCCAAGCCTGGGGACCTGATAGAGATTTCCCGCTTTGGATACCAGCACTGGGCTATCTATGTGGGAAACGGTTATGTCATCCACTTGGCTCCCGCTT GTGAGATCGCTGAAGCCGGGTTCTCCAGCTTGATGTCCGTGGTGGCTGATAaagccagagtgaggaaggaaCCCCTGTGGGCAGTGGTGAAAAGTGATGACTACCGAATCAACAACAAGCTCGACAGGAAGCTGCCCCGGCGGAGGATAGACCAGATTGTCCGGGAGGCAGAGTCTCTGGTGGGGAAGACGATGTCATACAGTGTCACCAGTGAGAACTGCGAGCACTTTGTCACCAAGCTGCGCTATGGAGAGGCCAGGAGTGACCAG GTCCGAGATGCCATGATTGCAGGGGTAGTGGGGATCGCGGGCTTTGGAGCCCTTCTGGCATTAGCTACAGGCATTAGCAAATTGCTCTCTGACAAGCATGAGGATGAATAA
- the LOC102459481 gene encoding phospholipase A and acyltransferase 3-like isoform X2: MPISSVEPKPGDLIEISRFGYQHWAIYVGNGYVIHLAPACEIAEAGFSSLMSVVADKARVRKEPLWAVVKSDDYRINNKLDRKLPRRRIDQIVREAESLVGKTMSYSVTSENCEHFVTKLRYGEARSDQVRDAMIAGVVGIAGFGALLALATGISKLLSDKHEDE; encoded by the exons ATGCCTATTTCCTCG GTGGAACCCAAGCCTGGGGACCTGATAGAGATTTCCCGCTTTGGATACCAGCACTGGGCTATCTATGTGGGAAACGGTTATGTCATCCACTTGGCTCCCGCTT GTGAGATCGCTGAAGCCGGGTTCTCCAGCTTGATGTCCGTGGTGGCTGATAaagccagagtgaggaaggaaCCCCTGTGGGCAGTGGTGAAAAGTGATGACTACCGAATCAACAACAAGCTCGACAGGAAGCTGCCCCGGCGGAGGATAGACCAGATTGTCCGGGAGGCAGAGTCTCTGGTGGGGAAGACGATGTCATACAGTGTCACCAGTGAGAACTGCGAGCACTTTGTCACCAAGCTGCGCTATGGAGAGGCCAGGAGTGACCAG GTCCGAGATGCCATGATTGCAGGGGTAGTGGGGATCGCGGGCTTTGGAGCCCTTCTGGCATTAGCTACAGGCATTAGCAAATTGCTCTCTGACAAGCATGAGGATGAATAA